The genomic DNA TAAATTGCTTGCCGCCTATTTAAGAAAAAAAAACAAGCCGGTACTGATAGTGGTAAACAAAATTGATAATAACGAACAGGAGCATTTAGCTTATGTATTTTACGGATTTGGCTGGGAAAAAATTTATAGCATATCCTGCGCGCATGGGAAAAATATATCGGATTTATTAGATGACGCCGTGTGTTTACTGCCTTTTACTGAAATAACGGCTGGATTGCCCGGGCAAAGAGAAACCCCGATAAAAATAGCGATTGTAGGCAAGCCTAATGTCGGCAAGTCTTCTCTGGTGAATAATATTCTGGGAGAAAACAGGGTAATAGTTGATTCTGTCCCCGGGACAACGAGGGATTCCATAGATACAAGTTTTAATTATAAAAATAAAGAATTTGTTTTGATTGATACCGCAGGCTTGAGGAAAAGGACAAAAGTAAAAGACGACCTTGAAAAAATGATTGTCTGGCAGACCATTAAAAGCATAAGCCGCTGTGATATAGTGCTTTTGCTCATCGACGCGGCTGAGGGCGTCGGCGTGCAGGAGATGAAGATCGCCGACCTTGTAATCCAGGCCAATAAATCATGTATGTTTGTGGTCAATAAGTGGGACCTGATTGACAGGAATTCAAGAGATTTTAAATCCTATATAAAATTTATTAATGAAAGGTTTCCTGTTTTGTCGTTTGCCCCCGTGTTTTTTATTTCCGCAAAAACAGGTGAAAACGTCAGGAGGATTTTAGAAACAATTCCTCTCGTTTACGCGAATTATTCAAGAAAAATATCAACTAACCTTTTAAATAAATTTATATGGAATTTAAAAATGAAAAAAAGTCCTCCCGCGGCAAAAGGAAACCCCGTTAAAATTAAATATATGTCACAGGTGGGAATTATGCCCCCTGTTTTTTCCTTGTCTGTAAAGGGAATATTGATGCCTAATTATATGAGATTTCTTAAGAAAAGCCTTTATAATGAATTTGATTTTTCAGGCACTCCTTTGGTTGTAAAATTCGGGAAATAGGGGAATGAACATAAAGATTGTTTTATTTTTATTGTTTTGTTATTTTATTGGTTCAATTCCATTCGCTTATATCGCAGGCATGGTCCTAAAGGGGATTGATATCAGGGAATACGGAAGTAAAAATACCGGGGCGACAAATGTATCGCGGGTATTAGGCAAAATACCCGGGATTATAGTTTTTGTTTTGGATTTTGCGAAGGGGCTGGCCCCTGTTTTATTAGCGGGACATTTTTTTAAATATCAGGAAAACCTTGTAATAATTAAAATTTTAAGCGGACTTTTTTCTGTTTGCGGTCATATCTGGACGGTGTTTTTAAATTTCAAGGGGGGAAAGGGTGTTGCTTCGAGTTTTGGCGTAATGGCTGGCATAACACCCAAAAGTACCTTGATTGTGTTTTTGATATGGGCCATTATTGTGTTTTTATTTCGTTATATTTCATTAGGGTCAATCGCGGCGTCTTTATCTTTGCCGCTGGTTGTGTTTTTTGTCGAGAAAGAAAAGGCCGCAGTTTTTATTTTTACGCTGCTTATGTCGGTAATTGTGATTTATAAACACAGGGAAAATATAAAAAGGCTTCTGGCGGGGACAGAAAATAAAATTGGAGAAAAAATAAAAATATGAAATTCCCGGGAAAAATTTCCAAAATTTCAATACTTGGCGGCGGCAGCTGGGGAACAACAATGGCGATTTTGCTCGCGGAGAAAGGCCTGCCTGTAATTATATGGGAATATTTTAAGGAAAACGCGGCCTTAATGGAAAGGGAAAGAGAGAACAAAAGGCTTCTGCCCGGGATAAAGATCCCTCAAAGCGTGCAAATAACTGATAATATTGAAGAAGCGGTGAATGATTCTGAGGTTTTGGTAGTGGCTTTGCCTTCTCACACTGTGCGCCAGCATATGGAAAAGGTATCTCATTTAAAAACAAATCCATGTGCGATTGTTATTTTAAGCAAGGGGCTGGAGAATGGCACTTTTTTCAGGATGTCGGAAGTAATTGAAGACTGCCTGGGCGGGGGATACAGGGAAAAAATTGTCACTCTTTCAGGTCCGAGCCATGCGGAGGAGGTAAGCCGTAAATTCCCGACTGCCGTGGTTGTTGCCGGCCGGGACCAGGATCTCCTTGAAAATATCCAGCAGGTTTTTGGAAACGAATATTTCCGTATATACACAAATCCTGACCAGGTTGGTGTTGAACTTGGAGGATCTTTAAAAAATATTATAGCGATTGCCTGCGGTATAAGCGACGGTCTCGGTTATGGTGATAATACAAAGGCAGGGCTTATAACACGCGGGCTTGCTGAAATCTCGCGTTTTGTGATTGCTCATGGTGCGAACCCTGTTACATTTATGGGACTTTCCGGGCTTGGAGACCTTGTGGTAACATGCACAAGCAGACACAGCAGAAACAGGAGGCTGGGGGAATTAATCGGACAGGGAAATAATTTACAGGAGGCCCTTGGAAAAATGATTATGGTCGCGGAAGGAGTTAAAACCACGAAATCCGCGTTTGATTTATCGAAAAAAAATAAAATTGACATGCCCATTA from bacterium includes the following:
- the der gene encoding ribosome biogenesis GTPase Der; translated protein: MNIPVIAIIGRPNVGKSSLFNKILGRQEALAFPEPGVTRDRKYAESEWNGKRFIIIDTGGMDLSAVAGGESEKDTKSEIVGQAKIAVEESDLVFFIVDGREGVTPVDKLLAAYLRKKNKPVLIVVNKIDNNEQEHLAYVFYGFGWEKIYSISCAHGKNISDLLDDAVCLLPFTEITAGLPGQRETPIKIAIVGKPNVGKSSLVNNILGENRVIVDSVPGTTRDSIDTSFNYKNKEFVLIDTAGLRKRTKVKDDLEKMIVWQTIKSISRCDIVLLLIDAAEGVGVQEMKIADLVIQANKSCMFVVNKWDLIDRNSRDFKSYIKFINERFPVLSFAPVFFISAKTGENVRRILETIPLVYANYSRKISTNLLNKFIWNLKMKKSPPAAKGNPVKIKYMSQVGIMPPVFSLSVKGILMPNYMRFLKKSLYNEFDFSGTPLVVKFGK
- the plsY gene encoding glycerol-3-phosphate 1-O-acyltransferase PlsY translates to MNIKIVLFLLFCYFIGSIPFAYIAGMVLKGIDIREYGSKNTGATNVSRVLGKIPGIIVFVLDFAKGLAPVLLAGHFFKYQENLVIIKILSGLFSVCGHIWTVFLNFKGGKGVASSFGVMAGITPKSTLIVFLIWAIIVFLFRYISLGSIAASLSLPLVVFFVEKEKAAVFIFTLLMSVIVIYKHRENIKRLLAGTENKIGEKIKI
- a CDS encoding NAD(P)H-dependent glycerol-3-phosphate dehydrogenase — encoded protein: MKFPGKISKISILGGGSWGTTMAILLAEKGLPVIIWEYFKENAALMERERENKRLLPGIKIPQSVQITDNIEEAVNDSEVLVVALPSHTVRQHMEKVSHLKTNPCAIVILSKGLENGTFFRMSEVIEDCLGGGYREKIVTLSGPSHAEEVSRKFPTAVVVAGRDQDLLENIQQVFGNEYFRIYTNPDQVGVELGGSLKNIIAIACGISDGLGYGDNTKAGLITRGLAEISRFVIAHGANPVTFMGLSGLGDLVVTCTSRHSRNRRLGELIGQGNNLQEALGKMIMVAEGVKTTKSAFDLSKKNKIDMPITCEVYKVLYENQSPREAVNNLLRRKQKSEIGG